The Verrucomicrobiota bacterium nucleotide sequence AAGCAGATCGGCACGAACGCCATTCTCTCCGAAATCCGCAAGCGCACGTTCCGCGACTACACGAGCTTTGCCAACAACGTGACCACGACCACCAACCGTGGCGCGGCCGTCAACATCAACGCCACCATCAATCAGGTTTTGGTGCGGCTCCAGCCGAATAGCGCGCCGCCGATGCTGGCCTATCCAAAGGGGCCGTTTCAAGCCGACTGGAACTCGCTGAGCAATTACTGTGTGCCGCGATGGTATCGCGATGCCAAGTTCGGCATCTGGGCTCACTGGGGACCCGAGAGCGTTCCTGAGGCGGGGGATTGGTACGGACGCAACTTGTACCTCCAAGGGCACGAGCAAAATAAAATCCACCTGCAACGCTACGGCCACCCTTCGAAATTTGGCTTTAAAGATATTATCCACCTATGGAAGGCGGAGAACTTTAATCCGGAAAAGTTGGTGAACCTTTATAAAAGCATGGGCGCACGTTATTTTGTTGCTCAAGCCGTGTTCCACGACAACTTTGATAACTGGAACTCGAAATACCAGCCATGGAATGCGGTGAACATGGGACCGCAACGAGACATCATTGGGGCCTGGGCGGACGCGGCACGAAAAGCGGGTTTGCCTTTTGGAATGTCGGTGCATGCCCGCAGCGCCTACACCTTATATGTTCCCTGCGATGAATTTGATCACAAGCGTCATGATTGTCCGGCA carries:
- a CDS encoding alpha-L-fucosidase codes for the protein MALIHKRRNARPRTPFAQANFLKLVPGHTHLRARLRIIVRLLLAIAGVIVAGAHGADAPPQSIPVRGGIAQWRGVDFPIYPGVNEVTALGAGVSYRLAVANRKEGDALGSKIAAFYANKQIGTNAILSEIRKRTFRDYTSFANNVTTTTNRGAAVNINATINQVLVRLQPNSAPPMLAYPKGPFQADWNSLSNYCVPRWYRDAKFGIWAHWGPESVPEAGDWYGRNLYLQGHEQNKIHLQRYGHPSKFGFKDIIHLWKAENFNPEKLVNLYKSMGARYFVAQAVFHDNFDNWNSKYQPWNAVNMGPQRDIIGAWADAARKAGLPFGMSVHARSAYTLYVPCDEFDHKRHDCPA